In the genome of Triticum urartu cultivar G1812 chromosome 5, Tu2.1, whole genome shotgun sequence, one region contains:
- the LOC125507254 gene encoding putative germin-like protein 9-2: PALNGQSVAYAMLKFPSESVNPLHTHPRAAELLLVLDGTLSVGFVDTAGKLYTQDLAAGDMFVFPKGLVHYQSNPGQSPAVALSAFGSSAPATVSVPVSVFGTGVDDAVLAKSFKTDLPTVQKLKAALTPPPKK, translated from the coding sequence CCTGCGCTCAACGGGCAAAGTGTGGCCTACGCCATGCTCAAGTTCCCCTCCGAATCTGTGAACCCGCTGCACACCCACCCTCGCGCGGCCGAGCTGCTGCTCGTTCTTGACGGCACGCTCTCCGTCGGTTTCGTCGACACGGCCGGCAAGCTCTACACGCAGGACCTGGCCGCCGGCGACATGTTCGTGTTCCCCAAGGGCCTGGTGCACTACCAGTCCAACCCGGGGCAAAGCCCCGCCGTGGCGCTCTCCGCGTTCGGCAGCTCCGCGCCTGCCACCGTGTCCGTGCCCGTCAGCGTGTTCGGCACCGGCGTCGATGACGCCGTGCTCGCCAAGTCATTCAAGACCGACCTTCCTACCGTGCAGAAGCTCAAGGCGGCGCTCACTCCACCTCCCAAGAAGTGA